The genome window AGATGAGAAACGACAAGCTCCCAAGCCTTTCCCCCTTCTTGTAACTATTCGATCTGGCAATGGGAAAGAGCTTGCCCGTTCTACGGCGGAACTATCAAAAGAGGGAACGTTGCTCTATTCATGGGCTGTTCCTGAAAACAGCATGACGGGCACCTACCAATTGGCCCTCTCTCTACCTGGAAATGAAAAAGCTCCTCTTGGAACAATGACATTTTATATAGAGGAATTTGCTCCACCTCGTCTTGAAGTCGCAATAGATGAAAGTATAAAGACTCTTGAACCGGGAGAAGATGTTACTCTTTCCTTCTCCTCTCAGTATCTTTTTGGAGCTCCAGCATCCGATCTTCCATGGGAGGCGGAGGTTAGGACCATGCCCGTCTCTTTCACTAATTCCCAATGGGCAGCCTACACTTTCGGAGATGCAGAAAAAGAGCATAAGAGTATTACAGAATTTATTGGACAAGGCAACCTTGATGAAGAAGGCAAGGGAACACTGAATTACACGATAAAAGAAGGGCTAGAAGCGCCATCAATACTTCACTTTCTTTTTACCGTCAAAGTCAGAGAAGAAGGTGGACGTTGGGTTCCTGAAACAATAAAGATTCCCTATTATCCCACTCTCTATATGTTGGGAATTGAGAAAAGCAAAGAGACTCCTGTTCCACAAAAACCATACGAAATGCGCGTAGCCGCAGTAACTCCAGACGGAGGTGCTGCCCCTCTGAACTCTGTTACCGCCTCTGTAGCCAAAGTAATGAAACACTATACTCTCAAACGCTACGGTGAACAAACTCGTATGGAAGAACAGGAAGAAATCGGAACACCAGATGTAAAAGAAATCGCTCTTTCAGAAGGCATCGGAACATTTTCTTTTACACCACAAGATCCTGGAGAATATCTCGTCCGTTTTGAAGATCAGGCAACAGGAAGTTCCGCCTCTACACGACTTGAGGTATGGTACGCCTTTGGAGAGGGTGATGGAGGATCTCCCCTTATCGATAGAGTGCTTCTCTCAACAGATAAAGAAAAATACGTTCCAGGAGAAACGGCAACTATCCAAATCAGATCTCCTTTTGAGGGGCTGCTTCTTTTCACTGTAGAAACAGATAAACAGATCACTCGCAAAATTGAGGAGATAAAATCTGGCGAAACGACATTAAAGGTAAAAATAACTGATGAAATGATTCCTAATGCTTACTGCACGGCTTGGGTTATTCGGCCGGTTTCTGAAAAAGATTATGATGCTTGGGGAGCTCACAGAGCTTTAGGAACAGTACCACTCGTTGTTGACTCACCGGAAAGTCACCTATCTGTTTCTATTGAAAGCTCAGAAGAGGTCGAACCAGGGAAAACGCTTCCTGTCACCATTCAGCTTAAAAATTATCAAGATAAACCTGTAAAGGGACACGTAGCTCTGGCCTTGGTCGATGAAGGAATTCTTGGTCTGACAGGGTATGCGACACCTTCACCTGATACATTTTTCTTAAGTAAAAGAGAGCTGTCGCCCCTGACAAACGATATGTACGACCAATTGATGCCTCTTGAATCTCGAAAAACACAGCAGCTTCATCCAGCTGGAGGAGACAGCGCAGAAGCCATGTACAGTGCCGCTATGGGGGGACTACTCTCTCCTCTTCTTACAGGAAAGTCTTTTACAATATTGTCACTTTTTGAGGGAGACATCGAGACAGATAACGATGGTAAAGCCAGCATATCTCTCGATATTCCTGAATTCAGCGGGAAGGGACGTTTAATGGCTATCGCTGCAACAGACTCAGCTTTTGGATCTGCATCCCGCCCCGTCATTATTCAAAGAGATATTGTTGTAGAGACGACTCTTCCTCGAGCTGTTGCACCAAAAGATTGTCTTATGATGCCCATTACCGTCTTTTCTCGAAGTGATAAGGAACAAAAGGTAACTCTTCAAATTATAGAAACAAAAGGACTGACCGTTGAAGAAAACAATACGCTGAGCCTTACTGTTCCTGCCAATGGGCGCACACACACAGAAGTACCAGTTTTTATTGGCGAAAAGGCACAAATTGGGTCCCTTGACATAAAAACAACATGGGGAGAGAAAAGCTTTACGCTTTCAAAAGAGATTACCATCCGGCCACCGTTCCCCAGAATCTCCATTGTAAAAAATGGCACGATTTCAGAAGAGGGAGATCATTTCCTTCATATTGACACATCATGGTTCCCGGGAACACAGAAAGGCACTCTTCTTCTTTCGGGGCTTCCTACTGCCAATCTAACAGGGGCTTTCAATTTCGTGAGAACATATCCTTATGATTGTCTGGAACAAACAGTATCAAAGGGATGGCCACTTCTTGTACTGCCCGATCTGGCTCAAAAACTTGATCCCCTTCTCTCGTCGGAGAAAGAAGTAAAAGACCAACTTGAAGCTATTCTGCGTCGTCTCGCTAACCTGCAACTCTTCGATGGAAGTTTTGTTTCATGGAGCGGAGATGGAATTGCCAATATGTGGGGCAGCATATATGCTACCCATTTCCTTGTGGAAGCCTCTCAAAAGAATATACCTATTTCCGAAACCCTTTTGAGCGGAGCGTTATCTTATATGCGCCAAATTCTTTCTTTGAGCGACGAAGAAGGTGCTGATGGCTTCTCTACCCGTGCCTACGCTGCTTACGTCCTCACCCTTCATGGGGAGCCACCATTGGGATGGATGGAGCATCTTAAAAGTCAGAAAGAGAATATGAAAGACTCGGGACGGATTTTCCTTGCTGGAGCCTATGCCCTCTATTCTAAAAACACAGCTCCCCTCAAAGAACTTGGGGATGTGGTAGCGCCCACAGATGAAGGAAAGGAAGAGACAACTCCTGGTAAAACCTTTGAACTCTATTGGAGAAACAGAGCATTACTTCTTCTCATGTGGAATAGTCTTGATCCAATGGCACCGGAAACTACGGCATTGGCTTCTGGACTTATACAAAATATGAAAAAAGAGGGCTGGTCAACAACACAGGAAAATGCATTTGCCCTTATTGCTCTCGGACGATATATAGAGAAAACCTACGCTCTTCAAAAAGAACCCTTTACAGCAGATATTCTCGCTGCTGATGGAACGACACTCGCCAAAACTACAGAAAAAGAGAGTACGGCAATATCTCTTGATGATGTTGCTACAGACCTTAAACTTCAAAAACGTGGCAACGGCGTTCTCCATTATGGCATGACTCTTTCTGGTATACCGACAACTCCTCAAGATCCTTATAACAAAGGAATTGAGGTAGAACGGCTCATAAAAGAACATGCGTCTTTGGGAGAAAAAATCACTGTAGAATTGCACATAAGGCCACAGGCACCAATAACCTCTCTTGTTCTTTCTGATATCCTTCCTGGCGGCGTTGAGATTGAATCTGCTGGAGAAATCTACTTCATGCCTGCCAGCGGAGCCAATGTGCGAGCAGAGAAACGAGATGATCGTCTGATACTCTTTATCTCAAACATTGAAGAATCTCTTATCTATCGTTATACAGTGCGCGCTGTAACAAAAGGTACTTTTGCTCTTCCTCCCGTCTATATAGAAGACATGTACAATCCAGGTGTCAGAAGTTTGAGTCGTGGAGGCATATTCACTATTGAATAAGAAATGGATAAAAGGGCTGGCTATTGGAACTTCTCTCTTATTGCTCCTTTGGGCCAGCCCCTCTTTCGTCCCGCTCCAAATTGAAAAAGTGCAACATTGGCCAGTATCGCGAGTCCTTCTTGACAGAACAGGAAAAACTTTTTACGTGGGGCTCTCTCCAGAATCAGAATGGTGTATTCCAATACCTTACGAACAGATGAGCCCATGGCTTCCTCAAATAGCCGTAGCTATCGAAGACCGAAAATTCTGGTCACATCATGGTGTTGATTTTCAGGCCATTATTCGTGCCGCGTTGCAAAATATAAAGGCCAAAAGAGTTGTTTCTGGAGCCTCTACCATTACGAGCCAAGTCATTCGCCTCTCCAATCCCCGTCCTCGAACGATACTTGTCAAGGCGGCTGAATTTCTTCAAGCAATGAAACTCGAACAGGGAGTATCAAAAAAAGATATTCTTGAAATTTACCTGAATAGAGCTCCCTTTGGGAGCAATATAAGAGGCGTAGAAGCTGCAAGTCGCATGTGGTTTGGGAAACCAGCATCATCTCTCTCTGTGGAAGAGGCGGCTCTTCTCATCGGAATGTTGCGTGGCCCATCTCTCTACCGTCCAGATCGCAACCCTCAAAGAGCAAAAACACTTCGCGACTCTATATTGAACTCTCTTGTCGAACAGAGGATTATTTCAGAAGAAAAGTGTATCGAAGGGAAAAAAGCACCACTTCCTGAACGCTCTTTTGATATGCCCGCTATGGCTTTTCATTTTGCGCATGAAGTTTTGCAGAAAGTAACGAGCTCGCGCATAGAAACGACGCTAGATGTAGAGCTTCAGAATCAGATAGAGCACACTCTTCAACGAACACTCAACACTCTTCCATCTTCAATTACGGGAGCTGCTTTACTCATTCACAATCCTACCGGTAATATCTTGGCATATGTAGGGAATGGCCGATTTGGAACCCGCCAGTCGGGAAGCTGGATTGATTGTTGCCAGGCTCTGCGTTCTCCAGGATCAGCTTTGAAGCCTTTTGCATATCTTGAAGCCTTTAGTCGAGGTATTCTTACCCCTTCTTCTCTTTTAGCCGATACTCCTCTTTCTTTTGGAGGGCTTTCCCCTCGCAACTTCGACTTGCGATATAGAGGCCCCGTCTCAGCCAGACAAGCCCTGGCCCAATCTTTGAATGTTCCAGCCGTAAGAGTTCTCCGAAAAGTAGGAGGAGAAACTTTGCTCCAAACATTACGGTCTGCGGGAATCACCTCTTTGAATGAAGATACTCTCTACTACGGAGATTCCCTTATTTTAGGAGGGTGCGAAACAACTGTTATGCAAATGGCTTTGGCATACGAAACTATAGCCAACTTGGGAATTCAGCGACCTCTTCAGATGATTAAAGGTTCGACTCCTTCTTACGAGAAACGAATTTTTGACGAAGCAAGTTCCTTTCTTATTGCCGATATTCTGAAAGATCAAACCCGTCTCCTCCCCATGCGTAGAGAAGCTTTAGTCGATCAGAATATGAACATAGCCTTTAAAACAGGAACGTCTTACGGTTTAAGAGATGCCTGGACAGCTGCGTATACCCCTGAATACACTATCGTCGTTTGGTTTGGGGATCCGGCGGGCTTTCCCAATCCTGTTCTTACTGGTTTGAAACTAGCTGCTCCTACCGCAATAGAAATGCTGAGCTGGGCAACACAAAACAAAATAAAATGGTATGCTCCGCCAAGTAGTCTAGGTCGCAGAACAGTCTGCGCTCTATCTGGGCTTCCACCCTCGGAAAGTTGTCCTACACATAGAATTGATTGGTATATTCCTGGAATATCTAGAAATGACCGCTGCTCCATTCATCAAATGCGGAGAGGGGAGCCTGTGATTGTCTGGCCTTCCGAACTGGCTCTCATGAGTTCAACAAGAAGAGTTTATACAGAAGATTCTCCTATAACAATTACGTCTCCACTAAATAATACCCAGTTTTTTATAACACCGACTGGGGGAAAACAAAAGATTGCCCTTCGCAGCGAAGGTGCAAGTGGCTTCTTGTTCTGGTATATAGATAATCAATTTTTCGGCAAAATAAAAGCCCCGAAAGAGATTTTCTGGCAACTCTCTCCGGGGCAACATAATATATCCGTAATGGATGAAAAAGGCCGTTCCGATTCAATCACTATTGAAGTTCTTTCTCTCTCTTCTCCAGCTGTTTTGCCTTTGAAACCTCTGGAGCTTCAATAAATTACTGCCTTCTCGGATTAAAAGAAGAGATTTTCGCCAACTCTTCAAACAGTTCTTTTTCACGAAGTGAAAGATTTTTCGGCACAACGATCTCTATCTTCACATACAAATCTCCAGGCTGAGCCCCCTTACGACGAGGCAATCCCTTTCCCCTCAAGCGAAGAAGCTGACCACTCTGGGTTCCTGCCGGCAATTTCATCGTTACGCCGCCTTCCAACGTTTCAATATTCAGAGACGTTCCCAAAGCCGCTTCCCACGGAGTAACCTTCACAACTGTCGTCAGGTCGTACTGATTCACTTCGAAACGAGAATCCTCTC of Aminobacterium sp. MB27-C1 contains these proteins:
- a CDS encoding Ig-like domain-containing alpha-2-macroglobulin family protein, translating into MNKKIIRFLCLGVLLSILISGYAFGAEDFVVTDFKPQGQVKEGTPHITVVFSSPVTTTDSWPIIIRPELPAEGTWNDSQTFTLKPLAPLSPATQYNVELKENIRDQKGRLLAGRHTFSFNTEPLSFMEARQVDFTEDGSATLELIFSLPVSPIRLRGFATLKDSLGRSVPYAVIGERPSRSISLTTRSFDGDSLTLNIASGLTSESGPLPLEKEILQKISLSKRLTIRSSWAYAQSPRRGSITMQTSTPVDVAKAKNYISLEPEIPFTLNPEYSGFSIEGAFQPRQRYVVTLKKGLAARSGSTLEEDFIKAFVFSDIDAAIDFPNAGMFLTPAEDLRIPIETVNINEVDLTLWRLYENNISYAMLTGTNAIPRELSRLVVQKKARISGAPNKIERRAVDIRDLAKDHKGVFLLTAKNADPNTWQEAQQVVAVTDIGIVARTYSEGIMVWVNSIQKLTPTSRANVRIYSRSNQLIAEGKTGRDGVFMLHRTSPWDDNQHPYLLTVEKDDDLSFLRLDRNILADNGFDISGRPYLRKGYEAFCFAPRNIFRPGETAQFKAIVRDEKRQAPKPFPLLVTIRSGNGKELARSTAELSKEGTLLYSWAVPENSMTGTYQLALSLPGNEKAPLGTMTFYIEEFAPPRLEVAIDESIKTLEPGEDVTLSFSSQYLFGAPASDLPWEAEVRTMPVSFTNSQWAAYTFGDAEKEHKSITEFIGQGNLDEEGKGTLNYTIKEGLEAPSILHFLFTVKVREEGGRWVPETIKIPYYPTLYMLGIEKSKETPVPQKPYEMRVAAVTPDGGAAPLNSVTASVAKVMKHYTLKRYGEQTRMEEQEEIGTPDVKEIALSEGIGTFSFTPQDPGEYLVRFEDQATGSSASTRLEVWYAFGEGDGGSPLIDRVLLSTDKEKYVPGETATIQIRSPFEGLLLFTVETDKQITRKIEEIKSGETTLKVKITDEMIPNAYCTAWVIRPVSEKDYDAWGAHRALGTVPLVVDSPESHLSVSIESSEEVEPGKTLPVTIQLKNYQDKPVKGHVALALVDEGILGLTGYATPSPDTFFLSKRELSPLTNDMYDQLMPLESRKTQQLHPAGGDSAEAMYSAAMGGLLSPLLTGKSFTILSLFEGDIETDNDGKASISLDIPEFSGKGRLMAIAATDSAFGSASRPVIIQRDIVVETTLPRAVAPKDCLMMPITVFSRSDKEQKVTLQIIETKGLTVEENNTLSLTVPANGRTHTEVPVFIGEKAQIGSLDIKTTWGEKSFTLSKEITIRPPFPRISIVKNGTISEEGDHFLHIDTSWFPGTQKGTLLLSGLPTANLTGAFNFVRTYPYDCLEQTVSKGWPLLVLPDLAQKLDPLLSSEKEVKDQLEAILRRLANLQLFDGSFVSWSGDGIANMWGSIYATHFLVEASQKNIPISETLLSGALSYMRQILSLSDEEGADGFSTRAYAAYVLTLHGEPPLGWMEHLKSQKENMKDSGRIFLAGAYALYSKNTAPLKELGDVVAPTDEGKEETTPGKTFELYWRNRALLLLMWNSLDPMAPETTALASGLIQNMKKEGWSTTQENAFALIALGRYIEKTYALQKEPFTADILAADGTTLAKTTEKESTAISLDDVATDLKLQKRGNGVLHYGMTLSGIPTTPQDPYNKGIEVERLIKEHASLGEKITVELHIRPQAPITSLVLSDILPGGVEIESAGEIYFMPASGANVRAEKRDDRLILFISNIEESLIYRYTVRAVTKGTFALPPVYIEDMYNPGVRSLSRGGIFTIE
- the pbpC gene encoding penicillin-binding protein 1C — encoded protein: MNKKWIKGLAIGTSLLLLLWASPSFVPLQIEKVQHWPVSRVLLDRTGKTFYVGLSPESEWCIPIPYEQMSPWLPQIAVAIEDRKFWSHHGVDFQAIIRAALQNIKAKRVVSGASTITSQVIRLSNPRPRTILVKAAEFLQAMKLEQGVSKKDILEIYLNRAPFGSNIRGVEAASRMWFGKPASSLSVEEAALLIGMLRGPSLYRPDRNPQRAKTLRDSILNSLVEQRIISEEKCIEGKKAPLPERSFDMPAMAFHFAHEVLQKVTSSRIETTLDVELQNQIEHTLQRTLNTLPSSITGAALLIHNPTGNILAYVGNGRFGTRQSGSWIDCCQALRSPGSALKPFAYLEAFSRGILTPSSLLADTPLSFGGLSPRNFDLRYRGPVSARQALAQSLNVPAVRVLRKVGGETLLQTLRSAGITSLNEDTLYYGDSLILGGCETTVMQMALAYETIANLGIQRPLQMIKGSTPSYEKRIFDEASSFLIADILKDQTRLLPMRREALVDQNMNIAFKTGTSYGLRDAWTAAYTPEYTIVVWFGDPAGFPNPVLTGLKLAAPTAIEMLSWATQNKIKWYAPPSSLGRRTVCALSGLPPSESCPTHRIDWYIPGISRNDRCSIHQMRRGEPVIVWPSELALMSSTRRVYTEDSPITITSPLNNTQFFITPTGGKQKIALRSEGASGFLFWYIDNQFFGKIKAPKEIFWQLSPGQHNISVMDEKGRSDSITIEVLSLSSPAVLPLKPLELQ